A single region of the Agromyces sp. Leaf222 genome encodes:
- a CDS encoding diacylglycerol kinase family protein, giving the protein MTRSPKRVIVAVNPSASFGRHRDVGATAVARLAEAGHEVTLLQEANFELLRRETEHAFERGTDGLLVVGGDGMVSLAVNIVAGTGVPFGVVAAGTGNDLARGLGLPFEDPIAGIEALLEALEREPRTIDAGVIRRSDSAPVWFAGIASAGFDALVNDRANRMTRPRGPSRYTIALVRELATFRPRAYTITIDGVRREQKAMLISVANGRSIGGGMKLVPHADMSDGLLDVFIVHPISRARLIAVFPKVFRGEHTDHPAVEFVSAQRVTLDANDVVAYADGERVGALPIDVEVAPGALRVFV; this is encoded by the coding sequence ATGACTCGAAGTCCCAAGCGCGTGATCGTCGCGGTGAATCCGTCGGCCTCGTTCGGCCGCCACCGCGACGTCGGAGCGACCGCGGTCGCGCGTCTGGCCGAGGCCGGTCACGAGGTCACGCTGCTGCAGGAGGCGAACTTCGAGCTGCTCCGGCGCGAGACCGAGCACGCCTTCGAGCGCGGCACGGACGGGCTGCTCGTCGTCGGCGGCGACGGCATGGTCTCGCTCGCCGTCAACATCGTCGCCGGCACCGGGGTTCCCTTCGGCGTGGTCGCCGCGGGCACCGGCAACGACCTCGCGAGAGGGCTCGGACTCCCGTTCGAGGACCCGATCGCGGGCATCGAAGCGCTGCTCGAGGCGCTCGAACGCGAACCGCGCACGATCGACGCCGGGGTGATCCGGCGAAGCGATTCGGCGCCGGTGTGGTTCGCCGGCATCGCCTCGGCGGGGTTCGACGCCCTCGTCAACGATCGAGCGAACCGCATGACGAGGCCGCGGGGGCCGAGCCGGTACACGATCGCACTCGTGCGCGAACTCGCGACCTTCCGGCCCCGGGCCTACACGATCACGATCGACGGGGTGCGGCGCGAGCAGAAGGCGATGCTCATCTCGGTCGCCAACGGCAGGTCGATCGGCGGCGGCATGAAGCTCGTTCCGCACGCGGACATGTCAGACGGCCTGCTCGACGTGTTCATCGTGCATCCGATCTCTCGGGCACGCCTGATCGCGGTCTTCCCGAAGGTGTTCCGCGGTGAGCACACCGATCATCCCGCCGTCGAATTCGTCTCTGCGCAGCGGGTGACCCTCGACGCGAACGACGTCGTGGCCTACGCCGACGGGGAGCGCGTCGGGGCACTGCCGATCGACGTCGAGGTCGCCCCGGGGGCCCTCAGGGTCTTCGTCTGA
- a CDS encoding serine/threonine-protein kinase: MRRATSTPPELPGYTPQGLLGSGGFADVFLYEQRLPRRRVAVKVLLTEELGRDTRAQFVAEANLMAQLSTHPYIVTIFHADVSADGRPYFVMEYCSGPSLAEQYKRAPFAVEDALRTGVRISGAVATAHAAGILHRDIKPANVLTNDYGWPALTDFGISSNLDGELPMHTMTVRPGDQATGTSGSGSTAAVGMSVPWSPAEMFEDDPSPDPRSDVFSLAATVYTLLAGRSPFEIPGRSNGTLDLIGRIERGAITPMDRADLPRSLQAVLAKGMATSRDDRYPSAVEFARALQRVELELGYSATTIEVPNLAVVEERGTEDAADATRARAVRTIDAQAAPPAAGAGAATARAVGAPPSAPTPTGADATVARAPQPVAAQPPLPDATMMRPGRQAPVADARGSAAVGAAAEPVDDGTIVRPTGAARGDARAANDATQAAASVTEVEAPARRSRVGLIVGIAAGAVVAVAVVAAIALSGALPKPEAEAPVKSASQDAVAEATVPVPVVEPGVPSADGTSVSFEVSLDEPEEGDRFRWKRSDGSGTVEVADASPIVVAGVAAGQTVCIDVQTQRGSRTSEPAKGCTP; the protein is encoded by the coding sequence ATGCGCCGCGCGACCTCCACCCCGCCCGAACTGCCGGGCTACACCCCGCAGGGCCTGCTCGGCTCCGGCGGCTTCGCCGACGTGTTCCTCTACGAGCAGCGGCTGCCACGGCGCAGGGTCGCCGTGAAGGTGCTCCTCACCGAAGAGCTCGGTCGCGACACGCGCGCCCAGTTCGTCGCCGAGGCCAACCTGATGGCCCAGCTGTCGACGCACCCCTACATCGTCACGATCTTCCACGCGGATGTCTCGGCCGACGGCCGGCCCTACTTCGTCATGGAGTACTGCTCGGGTCCGAGCCTCGCCGAGCAGTACAAGCGCGCGCCGTTCGCCGTCGAGGACGCCCTTCGCACGGGCGTGCGAATCTCGGGCGCGGTGGCCACGGCGCACGCGGCCGGCATCCTGCACCGCGACATCAAGCCCGCGAACGTGCTCACGAACGACTACGGCTGGCCCGCGCTGACCGACTTCGGCATCTCGTCGAACCTCGACGGCGAGCTGCCGATGCACACGATGACGGTGCGCCCCGGCGACCAGGCGACCGGAACCTCCGGCTCCGGCAGCACGGCCGCGGTCGGCATGAGCGTGCCGTGGTCGCCGGCCGAGATGTTCGAGGACGACCCGAGCCCCGACCCCCGCAGCGACGTCTTCTCGCTGGCCGCGACGGTGTACACGCTCCTCGCGGGGCGCTCGCCGTTCGAGATCCCCGGGCGCTCGAACGGCACGCTCGACCTCATCGGCCGCATCGAGCGCGGGGCGATCACGCCCATGGATCGCGCCGACCTGCCGCGCAGCCTCCAAGCGGTGCTCGCCAAGGGCATGGCGACCTCGCGCGACGACCGGTATCCGAGCGCGGTCGAGTTCGCCCGCGCCCTGCAGCGCGTCGAGCTCGAACTCGGCTACTCGGCGACCACGATCGAGGTGCCGAACCTCGCGGTCGTCGAGGAGCGCGGCACCGAAGACGCCGCGGATGCCACCAGGGCCCGCGCCGTGCGCACGATCGACGCGCAGGCCGCACCTCCCGCCGCGGGAGCCGGCGCCGCCACGGCACGTGCGGTCGGCGCACCCCCGAGCGCGCCGACCCCGACGGGGGCCGACGCGACCGTCGCGCGTGCGCCGCAGCCGGTCGCCGCGCAGCCGCCACTGCCCGACGCCACGATGATGCGACCCGGCCGTCAGGCTCCGGTCGCCGATGCGCGCGGCTCCGCCGCGGTCGGCGCCGCCGCCGAGCCCGTCGATGACGGCACGATCGTCAGGCCCACGGGCGCCGCCCGCGGCGACGCACGCGCCGCGAACGATGCGACGCAGGCCGCGGCATCCGTCACCGAGGTCGAGGCGCCGGCTCGGCGTTCGAGGGTCGGCCTCATCGTCGGCATCGCCGCCGGCGCCGTCGTGGCCGTCGCGGTCGTCGCCGCCATCGCCCTCTCCGGTGCGCTGCCGAAGCCCGAGGCCGAGGCACCCGTCAAGTCCGCGAGCCAGGACGCCGTCGCCGAGGCGACCGTCCCGGTTCCCGTGGTCGAACCCGGCGTGCCCTCCGCCGACGGCACGAGCGTGTCGTTCGAGGTCTCGCTCGACGAGCCCGAAGAGGGGGACCGGTTCCGCTGGAAGCGCTCCGACGGCAGCGGCACCGTCGAGGTCGCCGACGCGTCGCCGATCGTCGTCGCGGGAGTCGCGGCGGGGCAGACCGTCTGCATCGACGTGCAGACCCAGCGGGGCAGCCGCACCTCCGAGCCGGCGAAGGGGTGCACGCCGTGA
- a CDS encoding TerC family protein: MQLPAWFEIGSLVVLTLILVADLLLVVKRPHVPSFRESTLWVVFYVALALIFALLMYLLGDAEHAGQFIAGWLTEYSLSIDNLFVFVIIMARFAVPKKLQQEVLMVGIILALIFRGIFILLGAQLIENFSWIFYIFGVWLVYTAYQQAFVEHDDDKDNFLVRILRKRVKISDDYDGIKIRTVIGGHRVFTPILFVFIAIGTTDLLFALDSIPAIFGITQSPFIVFTANVFALMGLRQLYFLLGGLLERLEYLKYGIAFILAFIGVKLVLHAMHVNELPFINGGEHIEWAPEISTWMSLGVIIAAMAVATVASVIKANVDAKRRGHTLMEEVPHFTDDDAR, from the coding sequence CTGCAGCTTCCCGCCTGGTTCGAAATCGGATCCCTCGTGGTCCTCACCTTGATCCTCGTCGCCGACCTCCTCCTCGTCGTCAAGCGACCGCATGTGCCGTCCTTCCGCGAGTCGACGCTCTGGGTCGTCTTCTACGTCGCGCTCGCCCTCATCTTCGCGCTGCTCATGTACCTGCTCGGCGATGCCGAGCACGCCGGCCAGTTCATCGCGGGTTGGCTCACCGAGTACAGCCTGTCGATCGACAACCTGTTCGTGTTCGTGATCATCATGGCCAGGTTCGCGGTGCCGAAGAAGCTGCAGCAGGAGGTGCTCATGGTCGGCATCATCCTGGCCCTGATCTTCCGCGGCATCTTCATCCTGCTCGGCGCGCAGCTCATCGAGAACTTCAGCTGGATCTTCTACATCTTCGGCGTCTGGCTCGTCTACACGGCCTACCAGCAGGCGTTCGTCGAGCACGACGACGACAAGGACAACTTCCTCGTGCGCATCCTGCGCAAGCGGGTGAAGATCTCCGACGACTACGACGGCATCAAGATCCGCACCGTGATCGGCGGGCACCGCGTGTTCACGCCGATCCTGTTCGTCTTCATCGCGATCGGCACGACCGACCTGCTCTTCGCGCTCGACTCGATCCCGGCGATCTTCGGCATCACGCAGAGCCCGTTCATCGTGTTCACGGCGAACGTGTTCGCGCTCATGGGCCTGCGCCAGCTGTACTTCCTCCTCGGCGGCCTGCTCGAGCGCCTCGAGTACCTCAAGTACGGCATCGCGTTCATCCTCGCGTTCATCGGCGTGAAGCTCGTGCTGCACGCGATGCACGTCAACGAGCTGCCGTTCATCAACGGCGGCGAGCACATCGAGTGGGCGCCCGAGATCTCCACCTGGATGTCGCTGGGCGTCATCATCGCGGCGATGGCCGTCGCCACCGTGGCGAGCGTCATCAAGGCGAACGTCGACGCGAAGCGCCGCGGCCACACCCTGATGGAAGAGGTCCCGCACTTCACCGACGACGACGCCCGCTGA
- a CDS encoding FHA domain-containing protein yields the protein MATYTADPSGEHLAVVRGGVVLMLPAASAGLVGDLWPRLVEADPVRAVLDRLTVDGLSATPSFGLVVRADDDAVVRIVVRGGFSVRLAGEQLTGEGVSTWVERAIEGSAVELGATDAAATPAAVALPIIEGVVFAASVDSESIEPVAAPAEPVPVAPEERQEPTAGAEPEPAADPSAADPSALDLPTPATPAQPLSAPTAWTPPAIGHTGPTIPGPPAPPTPARAFDAIDDSTVVSPVTASIAPSSSSTAGTEQTIVPPGDTLSGDHDGLTIVGGDVQRLRAERDARRAEQSASGEQGRPAASAAVASPRLSLRMPDGSLEPVTHEVLLGRAPSVSQVSGGRLPRVVAIGAGDQDISRNHVRVTVEGDTVVITDLHSRNGTHVAQPGKAPVRLRAGEPTPVLVGTVVDLGGGWTIQVVAS from the coding sequence GTGGCGACGTACACGGCTGACCCGTCGGGGGAGCACCTGGCGGTCGTGCGCGGCGGCGTCGTGCTCATGCTGCCCGCCGCATCCGCCGGGCTCGTGGGCGACCTGTGGCCGCGGCTCGTCGAGGCCGACCCGGTGCGTGCGGTGCTCGACCGCCTGACGGTCGACGGCCTCTCGGCGACGCCGTCGTTCGGCCTCGTCGTGCGCGCCGACGACGATGCCGTCGTGCGCATCGTCGTTCGCGGCGGGTTCTCGGTGCGCCTGGCGGGCGAACAGCTCACGGGCGAGGGCGTGTCGACCTGGGTCGAGCGTGCGATCGAGGGGTCGGCGGTCGAACTCGGTGCGACGGATGCCGCGGCGACCCCGGCTGCGGTCGCGCTGCCGATCATCGAGGGCGTCGTGTTCGCGGCGTCCGTCGACTCGGAGTCGATCGAGCCGGTCGCGGCGCCGGCCGAGCCGGTGCCGGTCGCGCCTGAGGAACGACAGGAGCCGACCGCCGGTGCCGAGCCGGAGCCCGCCGCCGACCCGTCCGCCGCCGACCCGTCCGCCCTGGACCTGCCCACCCCCGCCACGCCGGCTCAGCCGCTCTCGGCGCCGACGGCCTGGACTCCGCCCGCGATCGGGCACACCGGTCCCACGATCCCGGGCCCACCGGCCCCGCCGACCCCCGCACGGGCGTTCGACGCGATCGACGACTCGACCGTCGTCTCCCCGGTGACGGCCTCCATCGCACCGTCGTCGTCATCGACCGCCGGCACCGAGCAGACGATCGTCCCGCCCGGCGACACCCTCTCCGGCGACCACGACGGCTTGACCATCGTCGGCGGCGACGTGCAGCGCCTGCGCGCCGAGCGCGACGCACGCCGAGCCGAGCAGTCGGCGTCGGGCGAGCAGGGCCGGCCCGCGGCATCCGCTGCCGTCGCCTCGCCGAGGCTCAGCCTGCGCATGCCCGACGGATCCCTCGAGCCGGTGACCCACGAGGTGCTGCTGGGGCGCGCGCCGAGCGTCAGCCAGGTCTCCGGCGGGCGCCTGCCGCGCGTGGTCGCGATCGGCGCAGGCGACCAGGACATCTCGCGCAATCACGTGCGCGTCACCGTCGAGGGGGACACCGTCGTGATCACCGACCTGCACTCGCGCAACGGCACGCATGTCGCGCAGCCGGGCAAGGCGCCCGTTCGCCTCCGCGCGGGCGAGCCGACGCCGGTGCTCGTGGGCACGGTCGTCGACCTCGGCGGCGGTTGGACCATCCAGGTGGTCGCCTCCTGA
- a CDS encoding MBL fold metallo-hydrolase, whose protein sequence is MRLTKLEHAALVIEDSGDRLFIDPGNYTTPITDATGAVAVVITHEHADHWSPEQLRRIVDANPDVRLFGPAGVATAASEFPIETVAAGDEVEVGPFRLRFFGGRHAEIHSSIPIIDNVGVIVNEAFAYAGDSFVVPEGVAVDVLAAPAGAPWMKISESMEYVRAVAPKRAFATHEMVLSQFGKELSHARLAWAVEQSGGEYVRLEPGDTLDF, encoded by the coding sequence ATGCGCCTGACGAAACTCGAACATGCCGCACTCGTGATCGAGGACTCGGGCGACCGGCTCTTCATCGATCCCGGCAACTACACGACGCCGATCACGGATGCCACGGGCGCCGTCGCGGTCGTGATCACCCACGAGCACGCCGACCACTGGAGCCCCGAGCAGTTGCGGCGCATCGTCGACGCGAACCCCGACGTGCGGCTGTTCGGTCCGGCAGGCGTCGCGACCGCGGCATCCGAGTTCCCGATCGAGACCGTCGCCGCCGGCGACGAGGTCGAGGTCGGCCCGTTCCGCCTGCGCTTCTTCGGCGGCCGGCACGCGGAGATCCACTCGTCGATCCCGATCATCGACAACGTCGGCGTCATCGTGAACGAGGCGTTCGCCTACGCCGGCGATTCGTTCGTCGTGCCCGAGGGCGTCGCGGTCGACGTGCTCGCCGCACCGGCCGGTGCACCGTGGATGAAGATCTCCGAGTCGATGGAGTACGTGCGCGCGGTCGCCCCGAAGCGTGCGTTCGCGACGCACGAGATGGTGCTCTCGCAGTTCGGCAAGGAGCTCTCGCACGCGCGGCTCGCCTGGGCCGTCGAGCAGTCGGGCGGCGAGTACGTCAGGCTCGAACCCGGCGACACGCTCGACTTCTGA
- a CDS encoding PP2C family serine/threonine-protein phosphatase, translated as MSPDGEDVVELDRGAAVIAHSARTDVGRVRSMNEDAFLAEAPVFLVADGMGGHARGDVASRTVVETFRRHLAPGGPSSPEQVLDAIHSSNDAVRALSGEGDEGTAVAGTTLAGVALVDAGDGAGFHWMAFNVGDSRIYSWNGRTLSQLSVDHSAVQELVDAGLIRPEDAERHPDRNVITRAIGADDVVDPDVWLIPAAGRQVFLICSDGLSKEVDDESIARVLVGDTGHAAGLAGELVDLALEHGGRDNVTAVVVESELGALDDETTKDRAATVSAIEDTTPRTNGGAGGDVHG; from the coding sequence GTGTCCCCTGATGGCGAAGACGTCGTCGAGCTCGATCGCGGAGCGGCGGTGATCGCGCACAGTGCTCGAACGGATGTCGGGCGCGTGCGCAGCATGAATGAGGACGCGTTCCTCGCCGAGGCGCCCGTCTTCCTCGTGGCCGACGGCATGGGCGGCCATGCCCGCGGCGACGTGGCGAGCCGCACCGTCGTCGAGACGTTCCGTCGGCACCTGGCGCCGGGCGGCCCGTCGTCGCCGGAGCAGGTGCTCGACGCGATCCACTCGTCGAACGACGCCGTTCGCGCGCTCAGCGGCGAGGGAGACGAGGGCACGGCGGTGGCCGGCACGACCCTCGCGGGCGTCGCACTGGTCGATGCCGGCGACGGGGCGGGATTCCACTGGATGGCCTTCAACGTCGGCGACTCGCGCATCTACTCGTGGAACGGGCGCACGCTGAGCCAGCTGAGCGTCGACCACTCGGCCGTGCAGGAGCTCGTCGACGCCGGACTCATCCGGCCCGAGGATGCCGAGCGGCATCCAGACCGCAACGTGATCACGCGGGCGATCGGAGCCGACGACGTCGTCGATCCCGACGTGTGGCTGATCCCGGCAGCAGGGCGTCAGGTCTTCCTCATCTGCTCCGACGGGCTCAGCAAGGAGGTCGACGACGAGTCGATCGCCCGGGTGCTCGTGGGCGACACGGGCCACGCGGCCGGGCTGGCCGGCGAACTCGTCGACCTCGCGCTCGAGCACGGCGGCCGTGACAACGTCACGGCGGTCGTCGTCGAGTCCGAGCTCGGCGCCCTCGACGACGAGACCACCAAGGATCGTGCGGCCACGGTGTCGGCGATCGAGGACACCACCCCGCGAACGAACGGAGGCGCCGGTGGCGACGTACACGGCTGA